A window of Odocoileus virginianus isolate 20LAN1187 ecotype Illinois chromosome 3, Ovbor_1.2, whole genome shotgun sequence genomic DNA:
gtttttctggcttcagtcagtcagtcagtcagttcagtctctcagtcgtgtctgactctttgcgacaccatgaatcgcagcatgccaggcctccatgtccatcactaacttttctggcttacttcactctgtatggtaggctctaggttcatccacatcactacaactgattcaatttcatccctttttatggctgagtaatattccatcgtatatacgtactacatcttctttatccacttatctgttgatggacatttaggttgcttccatatcgtatcatggctattgtaaatagtgctgcaatgaacactggggtacatgtgctttgaattatctttttgaattatggttttcttggtgtatatgcccagtagtgtaTCCTATCCAATTTTCTCTCAAGCTTTCTTTCTATATAAAACATAGAACCAACCACAAATGCATTATTGTGTGTACCTATATAGGTATGCTTATGCTCATTTGAatgataaatttatataaataaatacacaaaagttTACATTTGAACATTTTCTTAGGATTCCACAAAAATATGTCAACTTACATCATTAATTTCTTGAAATCTTCCTCTGAAGTTATGTTTCTTATCCCACATTACCTACATAGATAATGATTTAGGCTCAGGGAGATTAAAAGCCTTTAAAGTTATACTGCACTGTCATGAATTATGTGCAAATAGAAATATACAGTATGCATTGTAAATTTAGtacagataattttatttatcatttcaaaatatgcaGTTTATGGTATGCAATTATTTTCCAATACATCACTTTGAAGTCTAAAGGTGCATGGATTGGAGTAGGATCTAGAGCACAGATAGCTGATTCACACTAAGCAGTGATGGGAGATATCTCATTTACCCAGGTGAAAAGAAAAGTGTCATAGATGGGTATAGAAATAGAAGCAAATTAAAGCAATTCACTCTTGGTACTCTCTTGGTAAAACTGAAGATAAAACCAGAGAAATAAACTGATCACATTGGGTCAGGTGAGAAAGGTATCATGTCATACATCAAATCATGGATGAACCTAAGAAAAGTAATGTAGAGACTTACAGCTGAGTTTACACTCATTAGGAGATCAGCAGAGCTCAGAACAACTCTCTACCTTATAATCTCATCTGGTAACAAAGGCAGTATATTACAGCATTAGCTTTAGGATggcttgttatgcagcaatatCTAACTGATACAATAATCAAAGTGAACAGAATGAGGACAGTTATAATTGCTCCTGATTATTCTTGTCATTTGTTCTTGTATTTCAGGATAGCTTTCATGGTTACTCtgtcatttcagttcatttcagataACTGCAATTGAAATCTCTCACTGGGGTTCATTTCTCAGTAACCAGAAGAGGTTGAAAGGACATGTATGTCTGTGTAGGAAAAAAAACTGGTAACCCTGATTCACATGACTGGACAGCAATTCAAGATGTCTGTTGAGTCACTCTTTGATCATAAAATGTGAATAGAATCAAGAGTATAACAGAGTTATCATGGAGGATAATGATAGTGATCATTCACCATCCTTCTTGGGTTATGACAAAATGTAGTGGAGATACAGTTCCATTAAATCAATGACATGAATCATATTATAGGTAGCACTGAACATTTTCAAGCAGAAACGGGGAGATaattgaataaaaaaagaaaaatgctaatcAATCTTTTACTAATATGTATAAACCTCCCCTTAACACATGGACACCAATCCTCCATACTCCAATGAGTAGATATACAGCATGGAAAATGAGTATTTTCCAAAGTAATACAATGTATGAATTACTACTTTGCTTCATCGTGTtgaaggtcccttggactgcaaggagatcaaaccagttaatcctaaaacaagtcagtcctgaatattcattggaaggactgatgctgaagctgcaactccagtactttggcaatctgatgcgaagagctgattcattgaaaaagagcctgatgctgggaacgattgaaggcaggaggagaaggggacaacagagaataagatggttggatggacatgagtttgagcaagctccgggagttgttgatggacagggaagcctggcttgctgcagtccatggggttgcaaagagtcggacacaactgagcaactgaactgaaatattgatGTTCATCTGTGATTCTAAAGCCATGTTAGGTCAATCTGtttattaaaatgtgtctttCAGTGGGGACTCCTTTTGTAGACATGTATCTGATAATCATGTTAACAGTGGCTATTGTGGGCAATACAAATGCCAAGAACAGGATCCAAATGAGGAGAATAAAAATCAATGACCTGTCACAAATCACAGTAGTATGTTACAGTCTCAATGGCGAGAAAAGGCAGTTAAGATAATGATGTACATGGGAACATTGGATGTAAAGGTGAAAATAATGTCTCAGGTTTTCCtctgttataaaattttataaattgtcTTCGTGATCAAACATATGTTTTTTGACAGGAAGACTACAAATCATGACACTTCttttagagaaacagaagaaatgtcatttgtggggcttcccaggttgcactaggggtaaagaatgtgcctgtcaaTGTCGAtgaaagagatgcaagtttgatccctggaggaggaaatggtaacccaccccagtatccttgccagaaaaattccatggatagaggagcctggtggactacattcCATAgagttgcatagagtcagacatgactgagcgatgaagCATGTACGCAGGTATGCCATTTGTGAAAAGTTATTCTAAAAAAAACTATGTTGTCTCATTTAGTCAGTAGGAATTTCCGAACATTCTTGATACATTGTTGAAGTAAAGTTGTGAAAGTGGGAATAGAACAAGGAGAAAGCAGgtggatgccagagagaaaaggaagcttAATAAAGTGATTTACATGATTTGAATAGAAAAGCTATagtcaaataaatgcaaattccaggactgtatttgtttaaaaagagCAAATTCTAATTTCACAGTCTGATGAAATAGTCACAGTTTCTGACCCTGAGGCTTTGACCTTTGTGATCTCAAGGGCCTTTCAGTTTTATGACGACTAGCTTTCATACATTTCTTCTCACAAAGAATGCTTTCAGAGCCCTCTTCATGTCTTTattcctcaggctgtagatgaaAGGGTTCAGCATGGGTGTGATGACTGTGTACATCACCGAGGCTGTTGCACTTGAGTGTGCATTGTGGGTAGCTGCAGAGCTAAGGTACACTCCAAGCATCGTACAATAAAATAAGGAGACAACAGTGAGGTGAGACGCACAGGtggaaaatgctttatatttcCCCTGAGCTGATGAGATTCTGCGTATACAGGAGACTATCTTAGAATAAGAGTAAAGGATACCAGCAAAGGGACCTCCACCCAGCAGGACAGCTGCAAAATACATCACTATGTTATTAACAAATGTGTCAGAACAGGCAAGTTGGACCATATGATTGAGTTCGCAGAAAAAGTGGGGAATTTCAATGTTTGTGCAGAAGGACAGTTGCAGCATCATTAAGCTCTGTAATGAGGAATTAAGAATATTTATGATCCAGGACATCAACACCAGCAGTCCACAGAGTCTTGGGTTCATGATGACTGTGTAGTGCAGGGGATGGCAGATGGCCAcaaagcggtcataggccatcgcAGTCAGGAGAAAAATGTCCAACACTGCAAAGAggatgagaaaataaatctgtgtgATGCAGCCTTCATAGGTGATAACTTTGCTCTGTGTTTGGATGTTCCACAGCATCTTTGGAATGGTGGTGGAAGTGAAACAGATGTCGACAAAggacaggttggagaggaagaagtacatgggggtgtgcaggTGGGAGTCTGAAGTGAtggccaggatgatgagcaggtttccaAAGACAGTGATCAGGTACATGGAGAGGAAAAGCCCAAATAAGATGGACTGTAGTTCTGGATCCTCTgaaaatcccagaagaagaaattctgaaattCGTGTATCATTGCCTCGTTCCATATGGTGGAAGTGACTTcacagaaagaggaaagtaaCATGACTAATTTTCACAACTACATGCTTTACTCACACATTTTAAAAGCCGGGATTTACATATTGCAGTCATGTaattcagtaaaatatattttgcatatgaATATGGTCTCCTTTAGATTCCCTCATGCCACCACTGATATGGAATTTTTGTCCCTGTCAACTCTTTCCCTGAGGGATTATGAATGCTATAATTTTCACTAGAAATTTTTTCATGCATTTCAGTAGTAAAATTGAGATCTGACCATGTTACCCATGTCTAGGCAACAAGTATAGTTTGCTGAAGAACAAAATAGGACCCTATTATTAAATGATGGGAGTGTTTCccatgtggtgcagtggtaaagaatccacctgcccatgcaggaaatgcaagagactagggtttgatccctgggtcaggaagatcccctggagagagaaatggcaggccactccagcattcttacctggataatcccatggacagaggagcctggtgggctatcgtccatggggtaacagaaaaacagacatgtctgagcacatacacacattcaatgatggagatagaaaatataagcaaataataGAGATCATTACATTTCAGATGGTGACAGGTGCTATATAGTTACATTTCAGATGGTGACAGGTGCTATATAGAAAGGGTAAGCTCATGCAAAGGAGAGAGTGAATTAGTCTTTATATTTTGCATGGGTGTTTAGGGAAGACCTGCAGacaaggtgacatttgaacagtGACCTCAagcaagagagggagggagatgcAAGTTTATGTAATGAAGTATGTACCTGGCAGAGGAAATATCCAGTGAAAGGCCTTGAGAAAGGTACTTGTTTCCAGTGCTCAAGTCAAAGAAAGTAAAGCCAGTGTTGCAAGTGAATGAAGATGACAAAGAGTGATGAGCGTCACACCTGTTGAGGAGGGATGTGGTCTCTCTGCTACTGCTGAAATCCCAGGTCAAGGTACTTCCTGTTCTGTACTATATCTTGCCCTTTATTAGTCTTGTTGCAAAGGGATCCTGTGAATTGAAACAGCCCACCTCTTTAGTACCTGCCTTGATTGGATTCTGGCCCCACTACCATAAGAATCATCTTGGAATATATGAGAACTGGTACCGTTGTactgaggagaaggcaatggtaccccactccagtactcttgcctggaaatcccatggatggaggagcctggtagactgcggtccatggggttgctaagagttggacacgactgagcgacttcactttcatttttcactttcacgcattagagaaagaaatggcaacccattccagtgttcttgcctggagaatcccagggacaggggagcctgctgggctgccatctatggggttgcagagtcagacacgactaaagtgacttagcaaccaTTGTTCTGAAGATTTCTGACACCCCAGCAGTAGCAAACAGACACAGAACACGCTGTGTCTTTCTTCACTGTGttattttcatatctttctcAGCTGCAGCATTACTGAGTACACTGGGAATGTGTACAACCCAATTTGGGCAGATCAACGAACTTTACCCTGTATAATATAGAAATGATCCCCTGAAAATCCAATTCTTAAGTCTCCTATGGGCAAATAAACCTGGGGTTCCATACTGAGATGgccattttgtgtattttttctttacaataaacagagagcagagagagggagggagggaggtagagagagagagtaatGATGAGAAAAATATCTTAACAAGATCAGTTGGTCCCTGAGAGGCTGTGAGAAAGAATAATCTTCCTTGGTCCTGGAGGCCTTCCAAccttaattattttcctttgatgCCCAGCAAAATAATAAGAGATCCAAAATGAACTTGCCTGAAAGACAACAGTAGTGATACCTCTATGGTGTTGAAAGACATCAAAAGACATTTTACTTATTGCTCCCCCTAAGAGAAAATGTTCAAAGGGATAAACCAACACTTCATAAGACAAAATATACACAGTATAACAAAATTGGGCATTTTTAATATCAAGCAGTAGAAGACTTGTTTCTCCTGTGCCTATTTCATGATTGCTTGGCCAGTTAGTTCTTGTGTGGTCTGATAAGGGATGAGGCTAGCTCCTTTCTCACTTTTCTCATGTAGTATCTTTCCTTAGCTGTTCTTGGACTTTGGGTTTTGAGAAACCTGGTGGGCATAGCCTAATCCTTGTTCTGCACTTCATCCAACATGCGGAGGCCTCCCTGGGCCAAGCTTTGTAAATCTATGGTGTCCTAAACCATGACAATTCTGTATTTTTATGCTGAAAAACTTCCTTCATATAATTATGCCTGAGGACATTACATCATGACACATTTATTTCATCGTACTCTGACCTCATTGTTAGACTGTGTGACCCAAAAAGGCAGTGACCTTACCTGTTTTATTCACTTTTGTGCTTTTCAGATAggtatatgaatatatgtgtgtttatccAGAAAAACACAGAAGAGTGCAAAAAGCTATAAAATG
This region includes:
- the LOC110121559 gene encoding olfactory receptor 7A10-like — encoded protein: MERGNDTRISEFLLLGFSEDPELQSILFGLFLSMYLITVFGNLLIILAITSDSHLHTPMYFFLSNLSFVDICFTSTTIPKMLWNIQTQSKVITYEGCITQIYFLILFAVLDIFLLTAMAYDRFVAICHPLHYTVIMNPRLCGLLVLMSWIINILNSSLQSLMMLQLSFCTNIEIPHFFCELNHMVQLACSDTFVNNIVMYFAAVLLGGGPFAGILYSYSKIVSCIRRISSAQGKYKAFSTCASHLTVVSLFYCTMLGVYLSSAATHNAHSSATASVMYTVITPMLNPFIYSLRNKDMKRALKAFFVRRNV